From Sphingorhabdus sp. SMR4y:
CGGGCCCAGGCCTTTTGCCATTCGGTCCGATTTTCGAACACTTGCGGGGATCCTCCGCTCCACATGATCGGCAGCACCAGCAATGGCGGGGAACGCAACCGCCGTCCGCCAACACCTAGGATCGATCCCGTTCTTGCGCGATCGAACATCACGCCGAGCGTGGCAATATAGCGCTTGGGACCGATCTGCTCCTGCTCCACGATGATTGCAGAAACGATTGTATTGAGCGTTCCATCAGGCAAACCGGAGGTTTCGCCGCCCTGGGTGCGCTTGTAGAGCATCTTCCAGGCTTTACGCTGCGCTTCTTCCCAACCTTTTTTACGCGCATCAAAGGCATTGTCGCCATGAACATCAACTTCCACGCCCATCACCTCGAAATCGCCAGTGCTGGCGAGCGGAGCAACGCCGCGTTGCGTGCCTTCAAGCTGGGCATAGACGACCGCTCCCGCGAGGATGGTCACGACGGCAATGGCAGCAGCTATCTTGGTCCGGAAGTCACTCAAAAAACTCATTTGCGCCCTTTTGACGATTATGGCGTGGAAATCCAGCCGCGACTTGTCTAATCGCTCAAGCTATGAGTGAAAAGCAAAATGAGCCGGATTCTTACACCTATGCGAAAGCCGGTGTATCCATCGAAGCGGGCAATGCCCTGGTCAAGGCGATCGCGCCTTTGGCAAAAGCCACGGCGCGCCCTGGGGCCAATGCCGAACTTGGCGGTTTCGGAGGTTTTTTTGATCTGAAAGCAGCCGGCTATGAGGATCCGTTGCTCGTCGCGGCCAATGACGGTGTGGGCACGAAGCTCAAGCTGGCGATCGATTATGATCGCCACGACACGGTCGGCATTGATCTGGTTGCCATGTGCGTCAACGATCTGATCGTACAAGGCGCCGAGCCTTTGTTCTTCCTCGACTATTTCGCCACCGGCAAGCTGGAGAACGGCATTGCCGAAAGGGTTGTGGCGGGGATCGCGGAGGGCTGCAAGATGTCCGGTTGCGCCCTCATCGGTGGCGAGACGGCTGAGATGCCGGGCATGTATGCCGATGGCGACTATGACCTTGCCGGATTCTGCGTGGGCGCGGTGGAACGCGAAAAGGCAGTGACCGGCATGATGGTCGATTCGGGCGATATTTTGCTCGGGCTCGAATCTTCCGGCGTTCATTCCAACGGTTTTTCACTGGTCCGGCGACTGGCGGCCGACAAGGGATGGAAAATGGACCGCCCCGCCCTGTTCAATCCGGATATATTACTGATCGAAGCCCTGATCGCCCCGACCCGGATTTATGTAAAATCATTGCTGCCATTGATGCAGTCGGGCCGGATCAAGGCGCTCGCCCATATCACTGGCGGCGGGCTGCTGGAGAATATCCCGCGCGTGCTGCCGGATGGCATGCACGCCCATGTTGATGCCTCGAGCTGGGATCAGCCCCGTCTGATGGCGTTTTTGCAGGCACAGGGCAATATCGAGCCGGAAGAAATGGCCCGGACATTCAATTGCGGCATCGGCATGGTGTTGGCGGTGTCGCCAGCAGAAGCGGATACCGTCATGGCGGATCTCGAAGCGGCTGGCGAAACGGTCCACAAGATCGGTGATATTCGCGACGGTGCCAAGGGCTGCTCGGTGGCCGGCGCCCGTGGCATATGGTCGGCAACCGACGACTGGACCGCCACCCACAATGGCTGAAAAAGCCAAACTCGCGATATTAATTTCCGGCCGCGGATCGAATATGGCGGCACTGCTCTACGCCGCAAAATCACCCGACTGCCCCTATGAAATAACGCTGGTGGCATCCAATGATCCCGGTGCTCCCGGCTTGAAACTGGCCGAAGCAGAAAGCATCCCGACCTTCGCGCATCCGCACAAGGGCTTGGCGCGTGAAGCGCATGATGCAATCATCCATGATGCTGTAATCCGGTCCGGCGCCCAATATGTCGTGCTGGCTGGCTATATGCGGATCCTGAGCGACGATTTTGTCCGCAAATGGATGGATCACATGCTCAATATCCACCCCAGCCTGCTACCCAAATATAAGGGTCTCGACACCTATCAACGTGCCATTGACGCTGGCGACAAGGTGGCGGGGTGCAGTGTCCATCTGGTCACGCCCGAGCTGGATGACGGGCCGGTACTGGCCCAGACCGAAGTAGCCATCCTTGCCGATGACGATGCTGACCGGCTGGCAAGCCGGATTTTGATTGCCGAGCACCAGCTTTACCCCGCTACCGTTGCCAAATATGTCACTCGGCAGGCCGATCCGGACTGGATTCTGGCGCAGGTGCGCGAACGTGCGCTGGCGCTGGAAGAAACCCACGAGCGGGCCAGCTTCGGCGCCCCCGGCTGGCGAGTTGGCAGCGAGAAAAGCGGAAAATATTTTGCCTATTTCGCGCAAAGTCATCATGGCGAAGCCAGTATCGCTTTGCTTGTCAAGACCACCAGCCTGGACGAACAATCTGCCCTGCTCGAAGCTGAGCCTGACTTATATTATCTACCCAAATTTTACGGGAAATCCGGCTGGATCGCGATCCGCCTCGACACCGGCCGCACCGATTGGGACCATATCGCCAGCCGGCTGTACAGCAGCTGGTGTCAGGTAGCACCAAAACGGCTCACCAAGATGATCGCAATCGCGGAGCAATTCTAGAAAAAGTAAATCACGGGCTGAAATTCTTTGGACAACAAGGAGGAGGGAGAACTGTCATCCAAACAAGGTTTGCGGCCCGAATTGGGGAAGTGAATTCCAGCCCGCGATGCACTATCAGAGATAGACCCTTGCCAGCATATATTCCATACGGCCCTTGGACCGTATGACCAGCTGATCACATTCCCGCTTCAACCGCCAGGCGGACCATGTCCGCCGCGCTTGGCACATCCAGCCGCTTCATCAGGATCGACCGATGCATTTTCACGGTTCGCTCGCTGAGGTTCAGTTCGTGGGCAATCTGCTTGTTGAGCAAGCCCTTGGCAATGAACTGCAGCACTTCCCTTTGACGTTTGGACAGGCTTTTGACGATCTCGACAGCCCGCACCCGGCGCGCTTTCGCCAGAGTTGGCACATCAGCATCGATTTCCACCTGCGATCCCAGAAAATATTCCAGCTCGCCCTCTTCGTCAAACAGGGGAGCGACCAGCACTGCATTCTGGAACGGCGTACCATCCTTCTTATAATTCAGAATCTCGACCAGCACGGATTTTTGCTGCCGCACGCCGCGCCTGATCTCCTCGGTCAGCCAAGGTTTGGTTTCCTCGCCGGACAGAAAACGGCAATTGCGACCGATAATGAAATCCCGGTCATAGCCCGTCAGTTCCACGAACGCGTCGTTAGCCGCAACAATCGGATTATCCGGCAAGCGCGGATTGCTGACGACCGAGGCGATCGGACTGTGCTCGATCAGCCCCATGACCGAGGCCGCTGGCAAATCCGATCGAGTAATCGCGATCTGTTTTTTCATGCTCGAATTCTGCTCGCGCTCCATTCGTTCAGGCTACTCTACAAATATGGTTCAAGGCAAGCACGGAGCGCAGCAGGAATACAGCGGCCGTCGCCTGAACCGAGCTGCGGCCCACCCCGTACACATCGCTCTACGTCAGGCGCGACGGCTCTGCTATTCTTGCGGACCGCAACAGCATCATCTTGCCCGCATCCCATATGCTCAGGTCAGCAACGAAACATTGCCTCCCGCGGCGGTCGTATCGATACAGACATG
This genomic window contains:
- the purM gene encoding phosphoribosylformylglycinamidine cyclo-ligase; translation: MSEKQNEPDSYTYAKAGVSIEAGNALVKAIAPLAKATARPGANAELGGFGGFFDLKAAGYEDPLLVAANDGVGTKLKLAIDYDRHDTVGIDLVAMCVNDLIVQGAEPLFFLDYFATGKLENGIAERVVAGIAEGCKMSGCALIGGETAEMPGMYADGDYDLAGFCVGAVEREKAVTGMMVDSGDILLGLESSGVHSNGFSLVRRLAADKGWKMDRPALFNPDILLIEALIAPTRIYVKSLLPLMQSGRIKALAHITGGGLLENIPRVLPDGMHAHVDASSWDQPRLMAFLQAQGNIEPEEMARTFNCGIGMVLAVSPAEADTVMADLEAAGETVHKIGDIRDGAKGCSVAGARGIWSATDDWTATHNG
- the purN gene encoding phosphoribosylglycinamide formyltransferase, which gives rise to MAEKAKLAILISGRGSNMAALLYAAKSPDCPYEITLVASNDPGAPGLKLAEAESIPTFAHPHKGLAREAHDAIIHDAVIRSGAQYVVLAGYMRILSDDFVRKWMDHMLNIHPSLLPKYKGLDTYQRAIDAGDKVAGCSVHLVTPELDDGPVLAQTEVAILADDDADRLASRILIAEHQLYPATVAKYVTRQADPDWILAQVRERALALEETHERASFGAPGWRVGSEKSGKYFAYFAQSHHGEASIALLVKTTSLDEQSALLEAEPDLYYLPKFYGKSGWIAIRLDTGRTDWDHIASRLYSSWCQVAPKRLTKMIAIAEQF
- a CDS encoding LuxR C-terminal-related transcriptional regulator, producing the protein MKKQIAITRSDLPAASVMGLIEHSPIASVVSNPRLPDNPIVAANDAFVELTGYDRDFIIGRNCRFLSGEETKPWLTEEIRRGVRQQKSVLVEILNYKKDGTPFQNAVLVAPLFDEEGELEYFLGSQVEIDADVPTLAKARRVRAVEIVKSLSKRQREVLQFIAKGLLNKQIAHELNLSERTVKMHRSILMKRLDVPSAADMVRLAVEAGM